From Actinomyces procaprae:
AGCATCGGTGAGGGCACCTTCATCGGGCCCAGCGTCACCGCGGTCACCGACAACCACCGGCTTGACGATGTCACCATCCTCAACTGCCACCCCATCGCCATCGGTCGACGGGTGTGGATCGGTGCGGGTGCCTCGATCATGCCCGGAGTCACCGTGGGCGACGACGCCGTGATCGCCGGCGGAGCCGTGGTCACCAAGGACGTCCCGCCCCGCAGCGTCGTCGCCGGCGTGCCGGCGCGAGTGATCCGCGAGAAGTAGCCGAACGGTCGGCCCATGCCACGCAGCCTCAACCCGAACCACCCTGAGAAAGTAGAGAACACTCATGCCCACCGAACTCGAGCACAAGGACGCCATCCGCGAGGTCATCGACCGCTTCTCCAACCTGGAGATCGACGTCGCCGAGCAGTCCAAGCTGTTCACCCCGGACACCCACGTCGAGGTCTACAACGCCGACGGCTCGAAGATGATGGAGTTCGACGGCGCCGACCAGCTGGTCGAGCTCTTCGGAGCCGCCATGGCCGCCGTTAAGACCTCCTTCCACATCAACGGCCAGCAGGTCATCACGATCGACGGCTACACCGCCACCGACGTCCACTACGGGCAGGCCCTGCTCGTCCAGGAACAGGACGGCAAGGACGTGCTCCTGTCCCACTCCATCCGCTACATCGACACCCTGGTTCTGCGCGACGGCGTCTGGCGCATCAGCCGCCGTGAGCAGCACTTCGTGATCTCCCAGACGCGCGACTACTGACGTGCGTTGACGTGGGGTGGTCTGAGCCCGTCTCCCGTTTCAGCGGGGGACGGGCTCAGCCCGTAGGGGTCTGGGCGCGGGCCTGACCCGGTTGCCGCCACGATGGAAATGTCCAAGATCGGCATAGACGCCGCCGCCCGGCGGCATCGCGACCAATGAAAGCGCGGAATATCAACGATCTGCCAGATATCGGTCGCCGTCTCAGGCTCTTTTAGGGGCTCTTCCGGTTTGAGGGTGCGGAGGGTGCGTTGGTTCCAGCGGAGGCTGCGGTGTGGGGGGCCTGGTGAGCGTGCCGGTTCGCCACGGTGCAAGTGTCTGCCGGCGCCCCGGCGCCCGGAGCGGGTTCATCTGCAACGCCACTTCGCCGTCTGTAACGCCACTTCGGGGTTAACAACGCCAGTTAACCGTCTGCTGAAGGCCCCAGGGGTATACAGCAGAACGTTAAGTAGCGTTGTTAACGTCCAACCGGCGCAGCAGACACCCCACCCCACCACAACCACCACACCCCCAAACCGGAAGCGGCAGCGAACGCTCCGGCCACCGTTGCACTGCGGCCGTCGACGGGGTCCTTCGCAGTCGTCCGCCCGGGTCCAGCCCGGGCGCGCAAACCGTCTAGGCTTGGCACCACGATGAACGACGCGATGAATGCCCTCTTCGGTGCCCTGCCCATGCCCGGCTCCGGCAGCGACACCCCGCCGCCAGAGACAGTCCTGCCCTCGCTCGACCCGGCCGGTGCGGCCTGGGATGACGACTCGTGGGCCGCCGTCGAGCCCCCGGCGGAGGAGGACCTGGCCGCCTACGACCCGGTTGAGGCGGCCCCCGCCCCCTCCGCCGCCGACGCGGCCGCCATCGCCCCCACCTGGGAGGAGCACCAGGCCGAGCTCACCGCGCTTGTCGCCCGCGCCCAGGCCAACGCCGCCGCCGCACGCGCCCGCAACGGCGTCGACGGCAGCGCCGCGGGTGCGGCGGGCGGCCCTGGTGCCCAGCCCCGCTACGGCATCACCGTCGCCGACCCCGCCGAGCTGCTCGCCGGACTCAACCCCGCCCAGGAGCAGGCCGTCACCCACGCCGGCTCCCCGCTGCTGATAATCGCCGGCGCCGGTAGTGGCAAGACCCGCGTGCTCACCCACCGCATCGCCTACCTGCTGGCCACCGGCCGCGCCCGCCCCGGCGAGATCCTCGCCATCACCTTCACCAACAAGGCCGCCGCAGAGATGCGCGAGCGCGTGGCCGGCCTGGTGGGGCCGGCGGGGGAGCGCATGTGGGTGTCCACCTTCCACTCCGCCTGCGTGCGCATCCTGCGCCGCGAGCACGAGGCCGCCGGGCTGCGCTCCACCTTCTCCATCTACGACGCCGCCGACTCCACCCGCCTGATCACCCTGATCGTGCGCGAGCTCGGCATCGACCCCAAGCGTTTCACCCCCAAGACCTTCGCCGCCCGCATCTCGGATCTGAAGAACGAGCTGATCACCCCGGCGGAGTTCGCCGGGCGCGCCGTGACCTCCAACCCCTTCGAGCGGCACCTGACCGAGGTATACAGCGCGTATGCGCGGCGGCTCGCGGCCGCCAACGCCCTGGACTTCGACGACCTGATCATGCGCACCGTGCAGCTGCTGCAGGCCAAGCCGGCGGTGGCGGAGATGTACCGGCGCCGCTTCCGTCACGTGCTCGTCGATGAGTACCAGGACACCAACCACGCCCAGTACGTGCTCGTGCGCGAACTGGTCGGCGGACCGGGCACCTCCGGCGCCGACTCGCCCGTCCCGCCGGGTGAACTGACCGTGGTGGGTGACTCGGACCAGTCCATCTACGCCTTCCGCGGGGCCACCATCCGCAACATCGAGGAGTTCGAGCAGGACTACCCCAGTGCGCGCACGATTCTGCTGGAGCAGAACTACCGCTCCACCCAGAACATCCTGTCCGCCGCCAACGCGGTGATCGCCCGCAACACCGGGCGCCGGGAGAAGAACCTGTGGACCGCCTCCGGCGACGGCCCCAGGATCATCGGTTACGTGGCCGACTCCGAGCACGACGAGGCCCGCTGGATCAGCTCCGAGATCGACCGCCTCGCCGATGAGTGCGGCGTCCGCCCCCGCGACGTCGCCATCTTCTACCGCACCAACGCCCAGTCCCGTGCACTGGAGGAGGCCTTCGTCCGCTCCGGCCAGCCCTACAAGGTGGTCGGTGGCACCCGCTTCTACGAGCGGCGCGAGATCAAGGACGCGATCGCCTACCTGCGCGCAGTCGACAACCCCGACGACGACGTCTCCATCCGCCGCGTCCTGAACGTCCCCAAGCGGGGCCTGGGGGACAAGGCCGAGGCCGCCCTGGCCGAGCACGCCGCCCGCTACGCCGTCTCCTTCGGCACCGCCGTGGCCGACGCCGCCGGGACCCTCCGGCCCGTACCGACCGCAGGAGCGGGGGAGGGCGAGGGGGCGGCGCCGCCCGCCGTCGTCGGACTGACCACGCGCGCCACCCGGCAAGTAACGGGCTTCCACGACCTGCTCACCTCCCTGCGGCACGCGCGTGATGCCGGCGACGGCGTCGCCGACATCCTCGACGCCGCCCTGGACGCCTCCGGCTACCTGGCGGAGCTGCGCGCCAGCGACGACCCGCAGGACGCCAGCCGGGTGGAGAACCTGGCCGAGCTGCACGCCGTCGCCTCCGACTTCCAGGCCGCCAACCCCGACGGCACGCTCGCCGACTTCCTCGAACGGGTCTCGCTGGTGGCCGACTCCGACCAGCTGCCCCCCAGCGCCGACGTCGCCGACCAGGCCGAGGCCCAGGCTCGCGAGCAGGGGCAGGTGACCCTGATGACGGTGCACACCGCCAAGGGGCTGGAGTTCCCGGTCGTGTTCGTCACCGGCCTGGAGGACGGCACCTTCCCGCACTCCCGCTCGCTGGCCGAGGAGACCGAGCTGGCCGAGGAACGCCGCCTGGCCTACGTGGCCGTCACCCGCGCCCGCGAGCGCCTGTACCTGACCCGCGCCGCCGTGCGCTCCGCCTGGGGGAGCGCCACCGCCATGCCGCCCTCACGCTTCCTCGACGACATCCCCGCAGACACGATCGAGTGGAAGCGCATCGCCTCCTCCATGGACGCGCTGCGCGGCGGCGGCACCGGCTGGGGCGCCTCCTGGGATGAGGGCGGCTTCGGTGCGCGCCGCGGCTACGGGCACCACAGCGAGGCGGCCCCCGACGACGACGGTGACTTCGCCCCCGCCATCGGCTCCGGGCGGCGCACCCGCACCGGGAAACTGGGCCGGGTCGAGACGCCTAAGGACCGGGCCGAGGCGCGTCGCGCCAAGCGCCTGGCGGCGCGTGGCAAACCCGTGCGCCTGGGCGTGGCCCAGCCCGAGGCCGACTCCGCGGAGGCTGCCCTGCCCGAGGCGGTGGCCGGGCTCAAGACCGGCGACCGGGTACGTCACAAGACCTATGGGGAGGGCAGTGTCGTTGGTATTGAGGGCACGGGCCGCTCCGCCGTCGCCCGCGTGGAGTTCATCATCGACGGTGCCCCGGCCACCAAGCGCCTCATGCTGCGCCTGGCTCCGGTCGAGCGGGTCTGACGAGCGAGCCCGAGGACCGGCTCGGCCTCGTGGACTGGCCACTCGCCACTCGGTGGTGCGGCGTCGCCCACGACGAGCAGCCTCGATGTTATGTTGGACACGCCTGTCCGACACAGGCGGCAGCGGCCCGCTCCCGGAGCCCTGGCCACCATCGCGTGTGGCCTCGTGCGCTCACATCAGGGACCGCTCGGTGTTGCCGCACTGACTCAGTGAATGGAGTGCCCGTGTCCTCTTGGAGTGATTCCTGCATCTGGTGGCACGTCTACCCGCTGGGCTTCACCGGCGCGCCGGTCCGCCCCACCGAGGCCGAGCGGGTGCTCACCCCCCGGCTGGACGCCCTGGAACCGTGGCTGGACTACCTGATCGCCCTGGGCGCCAACGGGCTGGCGCTGGGGCCGGTCTTCACCTCGGAGACCCACGGCTATGACACGGTCGACTTCTATTCCATCGACCCGCGC
This genomic window contains:
- a CDS encoding nuclear transport factor 2 family protein — encoded protein: MPTELEHKDAIREVIDRFSNLEIDVAEQSKLFTPDTHVEVYNADGSKMMEFDGADQLVELFGAAMAAVKTSFHINGQQVITIDGYTATDVHYGQALLVQEQDGKDVLLSHSIRYIDTLVLRDGVWRISRREQHFVISQTRDY
- a CDS encoding UvrD-helicase domain-containing protein, with the protein product MNDAMNALFGALPMPGSGSDTPPPETVLPSLDPAGAAWDDDSWAAVEPPAEEDLAAYDPVEAAPAPSAADAAAIAPTWEEHQAELTALVARAQANAAAARARNGVDGSAAGAAGGPGAQPRYGITVADPAELLAGLNPAQEQAVTHAGSPLLIIAGAGSGKTRVLTHRIAYLLATGRARPGEILAITFTNKAAAEMRERVAGLVGPAGERMWVSTFHSACVRILRREHEAAGLRSTFSIYDAADSTRLITLIVRELGIDPKRFTPKTFAARISDLKNELITPAEFAGRAVTSNPFERHLTEVYSAYARRLAAANALDFDDLIMRTVQLLQAKPAVAEMYRRRFRHVLVDEYQDTNHAQYVLVRELVGGPGTSGADSPVPPGELTVVGDSDQSIYAFRGATIRNIEEFEQDYPSARTILLEQNYRSTQNILSAANAVIARNTGRREKNLWTASGDGPRIIGYVADSEHDEARWISSEIDRLADECGVRPRDVAIFYRTNAQSRALEEAFVRSGQPYKVVGGTRFYERREIKDAIAYLRAVDNPDDDVSIRRVLNVPKRGLGDKAEAALAEHAARYAVSFGTAVADAAGTLRPVPTAGAGEGEGAAPPAVVGLTTRATRQVTGFHDLLTSLRHARDAGDGVADILDAALDASGYLAELRASDDPQDASRVENLAELHAVASDFQAANPDGTLADFLERVSLVADSDQLPPSADVADQAEAQAREQGQVTLMTVHTAKGLEFPVVFVTGLEDGTFPHSRSLAEETELAEERRLAYVAVTRARERLYLTRAAVRSAWGSATAMPPSRFLDDIPADTIEWKRIASSMDALRGGGTGWGASWDEGGFGARRGYGHHSEAAPDDDGDFAPAIGSGRRTRTGKLGRVETPKDRAEARRAKRLAARGKPVRLGVAQPEADSAEAALPEAVAGLKTGDRVRHKTYGEGSVVGIEGTGRSAVARVEFIIDGAPATKRLMLRLAPVERV